AATGCAGTATACATCATATCGGGCATCTACAAGAATAGAGTACTGGTAAGAGAATGACTTGAGGCAAAATGTATAAACCAGGCCCTTATGATTCAAGCCCACTGGGCCTAGCAACACAATTAACAATGTCACAACAGCATACACTTCGGTAATAACATTATTACCATGCTCACCAGGAcattaaaaatagaacttaaGTACTGTGCAGTCTCAGGGCAATAAGATAAAGAGGAAGCTGATCCTCCTGTCCACTGTCATCTTTactctggaattttttttctttaggcaGACTACTGTACCACTGCATGTCATTACACTCATGACTATCTTAACCCAAGCTGTGCAAGTATCCCTACCCCAAAAACAATTCCCTCAACATCACCATCCACCACTGAGGGATCAACCACAGTTAAACCTTCAACCAGGCAGTCAACTGCAAAGCAACCAACCACAGGTAAATCAGTAACATCAAACTCTACCACACCAAAGCAACCAATCACAGGAGTATCATCCACAGGGGTCCATGTAAGTGGCAAAACAACCACAGGCAAACCATTAACATTAGACTCTACCACACCAAAGCAACCAATCACAGGAGTATCATCCACAGGGGTCCCTGTAAGTGGCAAAACAACCACAGGCAAACCAGTAACATTAGACTCTACCACACCAAAGCAACCAATCACAGGAGTATCATCCACAGGGGTCCATGTAAGTGGCAAAACAACCACAGGCAAACCAGTAACATTAGACTCTACCACACCAAAGCAACCAATCACAGGAGTATCATCCACAAGGGTCCCTGTAAGTGGCAAAACAACCACAGGCAAACCAGTAACATTAGACTCTACCACACCAAAGCAACCAATCACAGGAGTATCATCCACAAGGGTCCCTGTAAGTGGCAAAACAACCACAGGCAAACCAGTAACATTAGACTCTACCACACCAAAGCAACCAATCACAGGAGTATCATCCACAGGGGTCCCTGTAAGTGGCAAAACAACCACAGGCAAACCAGTAACATTAGACTCTACCACACCAAAGCAACCAATCACAGGAGAATCATCTACTAGGGTCCATGTAAGTGGCAAAACAACCACAGGCAAACCAGTGACATCACACCCTTCTACACCAAAGCAACCAACCACCAGAGCTAGGAAAACAACCACATCAAGCCCACCTAGCACATCCACTGGGCAAACAACACCAGGAAAACCCATTACAACCAACATAACCACATCAATGCAACCAAACACAGGAGTATCATCCACATTGGTACCTACCAGTGAGCAAAAAAGCAGTGGTCAACCAATGACATCAAACCCAACCACTGGTCAGCGAACCACAGGACAATCAACGGTGAGGAATCCGACTACTGGGAAAGTGACAACAGGAAAGTTGTCTTCTACAGCAAAGCCATCCAAAAGCCAGCCAGCAACAACAACTGCATATCAGCCTTCAACAAAAGCACAGACCACAAGTAAAACCACAGTAAGAACAACTTCTACAACTACAAAGCAGGGTACATCAAATAAATCACAGACTACTGCAAGCATTCCTCCTAGCACAAGCATCAAGACTACAAGTCAAAAAGTGATTACTACAAATGCTCCTACAACTAAAGCAACAACAGCTTCTTTTGCTCCACCAACAACACAACCACCCACCACTAAACATAAGACAACAAAGATTGCTAGTACAACACAAGCAACAACAACTGAAGAGCCAACTGAATCCCCTGAGCCTACAGAACCCCCTGAGCCTACAGAACCCCCCATACTTATCAGAGGAGTAGCACCACATCAGAACAAGGTACAACTCTTACTAGAAAATTGCATTGTGTTTCCTTAGCTGAGGTATTTATCCTGGGTAGGACCCTGTCACCCCAATTACTTTTGACTCATGCTCTTTCTCAGGGCCACATCCTGACATTCACCCTAACCCCTTGACCTGTAGGTCTGGACCTAATGCAGAACAGTGAAgtgattttttaaaataattattattagtatttaccaaatcagtggatagcaattttcgcgcgctttgattggctcccgtaactcggaatatccatggctattcactgttttgcgaacggagagaaaaatggcgcgtcgttttgcgaaagtttcagaagaagaaattgaagaagcgtttttttatccatctgatttggtaaatactaaaacaactatctccctcagggtcggtgaagagcggtggatatatacctcgacgcttcgcgtctcggtatatatccaccactattcacctccccttcgggggatagttgtatattatatCACATTATTTTGTCTCTGTCAACACGCCTAACAACACTGTACTTGGGACAGCATTTGCTACTACTTTGCCAACAGTGTGCATTTTCAATTCAAGTCCCCCAATTTTGAAGCAATTGGAGCATGCACTTTTGTCTTATTTGAAAGAGGGAGAAatttaacaattaaaatttgtgTTCCAAAAGGCTTCCACTTTCCCTGGATTAATGTTAGCTTCAAGAATCAGTCTGACAGACTCTTATTGAacctttttggttttttgtgaaGAGAAGAAGGGTTGGACATGATAGAAAAAAGTTCTCAATGCCAGACAATCATCTAGACACTCATGGTCTACAATCCTTTCAAGTggaccaggtgatctggtgacgtaatttggaggactgggaagaaaaattttaacgccgtatcccacaaccgcgcgcggccttaggtgttgtttccaaactacCTGcggcatttccatcgccaaaactcaacagaccattccgtgtctaccacatttcctgttactgaatgaacattcaagtagacccgacgcgCTCTAagctcgcctctgccatgttgaattcaaaaataaggccgcgcgcgattgtgggatacggcgttaaaatttttcatcccagtcctccgaattatgtcaccagatcacctggattaGTTGGTCTGCACAAATCAATGAACTTTTGTAAAAGTGATTGATACTTATTTCTTGTGTACTTTCCTCTTGTGTCTCCCCTCACAGTTAAAAAATGATGTTGATGTGGGGGAACTGCGACATAAAGATCAGCAAAGTGAcaaacaagagaagaagcattaTAGCCCAACGGGGCTTGTGATAATCTTGGTTGTGTTGCTTCTCTGTATGCTTGGTTTGGTGGTTGGCGTTTGGTGGAATTTTGGCAAGGGAAACCAAGTTACAAGTCTTATGCGTGGATATGAACCAGTCAGAGACCATGATAACATGCCAATGACAGCCTTATCAGAATCCTCCCCTTTCCCATAGTGGCACTGCTAAAGGAATGAAATCTGATTGCCTAGGTTTTCCTTTTTATATTTTCTAAAATTGTGAGTTTCAAGCAAATTAATGTTCCTTATTTTTTGCTACAGATAGCTAAATCACCTGAAATGGAATAAGTATGATCATAAACTATACTAAGGTAAACTTAAGGCCTCTGGTGATTGATCcattgttaaaatttgaacttTCCTAAATTAAATTAAGGTTTAGATCAGAGAAAGTCACTGATGCATGTTTAACTGATTTCTTTCTCACCAAGGTCTTTGGTACACGCGCTCAAAATTCTGTTGcccaagaaaattcttacattAATACAGGAAAATGATATGATTATTGTAAAAGCTGAAGAAAATGGAAGATATTCCAACAGAAAATTAGTTGATTGAACATATTATGaatattttaaaagttttttgttgttgtttttgttaaacccATGTGATAGAGCACAGTTTTGTGGCCCTAAAATTTTGAGAGGGGGTGGGGAAATACCGTGACATTTTAATCCCAAGGGAATATCCCTTCTATTCTGATGTTGGTCAGAAGGTCAGCTGCAACAAGGGTTGTCCTaacaaaaaggaaaggaataGGACGActctcaataattatttgttcttCCTGTGTGCCCTTAAGTTCCTCGTTTGTTTTGCATGACGAGATGCTGCACCTATTTCACAAAAGTGAAATAATCACTGGCTATGTGCTCTGCATTGCAGTGAAAACTCCTTGATGCTGAAAAATCAATTAAAGCAGTCATTTCCTTGGCATGTTCATGGCTTTACTGAGTGTGGCACAGTTTGTTTGAACCCTTTGCATAGTAATTCTGCTGTTTTCAGCTTCTTCGTGGCCTTTTCTTATCGTTGCTTGATAATCCAGTTGAAGCATTTCAGAATCTAAGGGAATTGCATTCACTCCTGAAGACAGGAGCTTCTCATGAAGTGTGTCTGTGAGCTTTGACAATCCATCAAGATCAGCTAGTGTTTAAGAGACAAAAGGAGTTAGAATCCAGCTCTTTTTGTCTTGTCCTCTGTTCATGCTGCACTAGCAGGGTCATAGTGTACAGTTATCAATATTCCTGGTTGCTGTTACAGCTAACTTTAAATGGGGCATGTTTGTCAGCCTTGCAACTGGAGGGTTGGGAAGTCATTCTTTGTGTGAACTCTACTTACAATATCAACCAGTTTGGCATGAGTGACCCCACCAGGAATACAAGACTCCTACTGACAGAGCACTAGAGTTCCTTGACAAAAAATTAGGCCCACCATAGTAGGATGTAGGCCTTCCTGGTTATATATTCTCTGCTTCCCTTTTAGCCTTGTAGCAAAGAATAATATTCAGTGTCACAGTTGCTTTATGTATCTCACACGTAGGCAGCTGCCAGGAATTACCAATAATAAGGATAccgatagtaataataataatacaggAAAAGGGTGACAAATAGTTATTATTGGTCATCCTTTTTGGGCATGTTTATCactcaacccccccccccccccaaattaAATGGTTCTTTTTCTTTAGTGTAATACACCAATAGCTGTTGTTACAAAATCACATCAAGCTGGCTGTATGTGCTGGAAACCTGGGAAACACTTTCACAAATCTGTGCATGTTCTTTGCAAATATTATGAGGTTATTTCAACAAACAGAATTTTTACACCCAAGGATTTTAAAGCATGCCATTTTGTATGGATAACAATGTTATTTTGCTGATGCCATTACAAAGCCAGTTTTGAAAACCTTGAGTGTCACTCTGATCTGGGTTCAAACCCACCTACTACATTGTGCAAGTGTGCTGCACTACCCCCTAAGCAAATTGCTTGGTGGTGGTACAATCATTACATTTCCAAATGAAGCAAGGAATTTGGTTGACTTACTTTTGGCATCCTCCATTGAGTAGGGCATAGTTGAACCCATCTGCctaacacaaaaacaaacaacaatggGAAAATTGGACTGTATTTGTGTTTTGCTGCTCCTTGGTTAGGATGGAGAAACGTATcccaaaatattgcaaaataAGGCTACCAAAGGCACAGAGCTAAACACAAGGTGAAAGAAATATCCCATACATGAAAATAAGCTGTTTACACTAAAACCAACCCTTTTGAGTTTTCTACTTGGTTGTTGAGCTATTTGATGGAGTCTTGACAAGGGGCGAATGAGAACTTACATGCCTGTGAAGAATTTACTCGCTTGCTGGTGAACGAGATCCAAAACCGAGTCAAAATCGCTCACATTCAAGGAAACTTTAGCAGtcgccatattgaaattagTCACTACTTTGTATACCGTACGTGAGGAAGCTATCCGGTCAACTCGCCTACGTGCAAACTCGCCTACGCCAACTCGCCTACGCCTACTGGTgaactcgcctacgtaggcgaatTTGATCAACGTCATAGGCGAGTTCGTTGTTTATAGTTCCTATAAGCGAGTTCGGAGTTCCAGCGGTCAATCACAAAATTGCGTGCGACTGGGAACGAGTCGGGATAAAAAGCGCTTGTTTCAAGTTGCTTCGAGTAAGTTCTTCGATGATCGCCGTGttttgagaaagaaaattgCGGGCACAAGGATTTTTACGTAAGGAAATGAGGATTTGTGCAGTCGCTATGAACTAACACTGGAGCAATGtggttaataaaaaaatattcagcTGCAAATAGAATTTGTAACCACCTCTGCTGATCAAACATGATCCTCTCTAGGTGAATACCATGACGTGTATAAATCAAAAAGTCACACCATCTTTGCCCAGTAACACCCATCTGGGTTTGTACCTGGCTATAATATGGATGGCTGATTACTAACTTAACTTTGCCATCCACTGCAGTTTTTCTGAGGTATGTCAAGTTAGTCTCTGAGGGAATTTGGTTTGCAATACTATAGGGGTACTTAATTTCTAATACTCCCTTACCACAACAACTACAACTAACTACTGCATCGGGGCTTGCACCTATAAAAGACTTATTTTGCATTACAAATAATCCACAAGGTTCTACTTTTACATCTTTATGGCCAAGCCGCTTCATTTCTTCTAAGTAGTGTTGCCTTGCTTCCTCTTCCATTTCATGCCCATATTGTAATGCAGGAATATTTTCTGGAGTTGAAGATTGCCCTGTAAGTAGCTTTGTTAACGAAGTGGCAGAGGAAGAGTCATTTTTATCTTGAAGTGATTTGACCATAGTCATTACTCTGTGACTAGTAGAAGCTGTTATTCTCCCCACTCGCTGAGACTTCCAGTCAGTACTTTGACTTTGTCCGCGAGTATGATGCTCTAGCACTTCAACTTCCTTAGCAGATAGCTCTGGAAGATTTTGAATAAGCTCCTCTGCTGTTTTCACCCTGGATGCAAGTTCAGGTAAGCTTAATGGTACTGGTGTTGTCGTCTCAACATCAATGCTTCTCTCAAGGTTGAAGTCTGCTTCAGGTGGGTATTGAGGAGGGCTAGGCATATCTGTATACCAGAAGGCACATGCTTCTGGTGCGCCGCTATAAAATGCATCTACCAGATTGTCAAGGCTTGGGTCTTTCTTAGGAGTACTGACTGACTGCTTTTTTACTTTGAACAACTGCCTTGTCGTGGGATTTATTTGTTTGGATTTtcctgaaaaatgatttttacaCCAGTGTGTGCAAAAAGCTGGACACGAACCAAAACACTTCAGTATTATTAACATACCTTTCTTGCTGTGGTGAGgctttttccatttcatttcacTTATCCTCTTTGGTTCCACACCTTTCTTATTTGCCCCATACTTGTTCCAAGCACATTCTTTCGATGTTGGTGAATTACCAAGTGTCAAACCACTTTTCCAGGCATGCTCCACTTTAAAAAGTACAGCCGCTACGTGATTACAAGTTGATCCCaaactgaaggaaaaaataaaaacgtcATACCGATACTTCCACAGATACTGTTATATACACATGAAATCAATCTCTTACCCGGCAAAACATGTACAATAAGCGGCCTCCACTGTGCCATCTATCTTTTTCACACAAACCCAAATCTTGTGCGGTACGTTGCCTATTCTTTGAGAAGGTGTCGATTGCGACTTCAAGAAGTAAAGTTCGCGAGTGTCTGAAATAGGGTGATAAAAGACTTCCTTCAGCCATTGTGAATCGAAATAGCTAAACGCTTTTCCCTCTTTATAATCACTGAGAAGGCGTTTGCCAAGATCGCTCCCTTGCTCGGCTGTTAGGATAAATTCTGCTATTTGCATCTGTAAGATAGGTGGCCATTTTTCAACTCCCTTTTCTTCACCGATCCAATTATCTTTGGGTTCCGTGAACGGATCTGGTAACTGCTCACCATTTACGTTAAGAAGACtttgatattgtttttttttctgtattatTTCCTCTTCTGTGGTTAATTTCAAAGGTACAGATAACTGCTCCGCTCCGAAAGCCAATGCAGTAAGTTCGTCCTTGCTCCCTGTTGTTTTCAGACCGCGATTTCGTAAAAATTCCTTTAGTTCGGGAACTTTCCATCTTCTAAAGTCATCTAATGTCTTCTTCTCTCTCGAGAGGGCAAACATCTCGAGGAAAAATACAGTAGACAAGAAATGATCTACGCTAGATCTCCAAACTTGCTTACTATTTCCTATCAGCAAATCATGTAAGTGTGAATTTTTATCCCGACTCGTTCCCAGTTACACGCAATTGTGAGATTGACCACTGAAACTCCGAACTCGCTTGCCTGACGCAAtataaaaacaaatatttgtcgATCATCTACACGGGCAAATAATGTAGACGGGGCTTAAAGATGTGTTCAGCGAATTTAAAAATTTCCGGTCTCTTCGCAAAAGTTGTTTCCGTGATTGTCGCAATAATGATCATACCTCATAATGGAAAAGTGTTGTCGCGATGAGAAGTGGAGTTCGTGACGTGTTGTTTGAGCGAGACTCAATCTTTTATCTTTTAATCTGTTCAATGACATAGTCTGTGAGTGACCCCACCCATAGACTCGACAGCCTCCTACCCCAAAGGAAGAGTTGTAAATGGTGTAAATACGCACTGAGATGCAAAAGAGACTTCACTTTTCCCAAATGCAAAACCGAGCGTTTGAAGAAAGGTTTTATTTTCAGCCATGTCTATAATATGTAGATAATTTCAAAGTTGTATATATTTTATACCTTCTTTTTATCATCAGTATTTGTAATTATTCCGTAATTCAGCCTATGGCTGCAAGGTGTTTataataaagtatctatctatctcctTTGCGCAGCACTCAGCAAAGAAGGTGAGATATTTTGATCTTCAATTGGACTTTAATGACTTGTATACAAACCTGCTAATGTCAATTGCGCGGCACTCAGCAAAGAAGGTgagactttttcaaaatcaatgggCCATTGTTTAAAGACCTTAATGATATGTATCAACAAAGAATGGTCAATTTTTTGGACCGTATCATACGGCCTCCTACATTTTAACCTCAGCAACTTCAACAGGTAGTTTCCTTTTCCACGCGGCGACGATCACCTTAATAAATAAGAATAATGATTTAATTCTATTGCGCATTTCATGGTACGATGCTCGCTCGCACGCTCCCACCAACCCTGCCCCGACCTTGAACTCGGTTAGAAAAAGGTATATACAGTGTACGCACGCGTAAtcatcaatcaaattaattaataaataacagaCTTGAAAATACTTTTACGTAAAAATTGCTTAAGCGCGACTCACTCTTAAAGTAGGTACTTTATGTAATTATGACTTGAACACTCTACAAACAGGGCATTTGGTCGATATTTCCAATCGTAAGTGAACTAATCTCTCTCTAGTatttcaaaaatacattttattatATGGGGCGGATCTATCGCAATTCTTCGCATTTGATAGAATTTCAGAATTATTGATCGTCGGTTGTAAAGCGTTGCGTTGAAAGataatcattttccttgaatcAATTGACGAAATACACGAACCTCATAAAAAATGCCAGAATGACGTTCACAAGACTATGCTATAGTCGCAAGCATTGTTCACAAAATGATAACTTAAAGTTACAAAAGGCATGCATTACTTGAGTGAACTCGCCTACGTCAGGAAGCgaactcgcctacgtaggcgagttgACAAGTTGTAGGCGAGTTTGTTCGTAGGCGAGTTTGCACGTAGGCGAGTTGACCGGTATTCGTGAGGAACATCCTTGTTGGTGAAAAACTTTATCTCAGGGTGAGGAGGGTGAGGACAGAATGAAAAATTGCCAGTTTCTTTGGCAAATCAAGTTCAGAGTTactgaaaacaatttttctatAGAATTATTACACTAAATGTCGAAAGTGACTttcttttctgcttttcttgAATCTGTTTCATTTACGACACAAAACAATATCTAAATGACACACCTCTCCtaagcatgttttgtttttaacgGACCAATATGGCGCTGCACTAGAAGTGAGAAGctcttgcttttgttttttcggCATCAGCAATTTTATACTATCTTATATAAACATGGACCTCTCCCCAGTTGCTATTAAAGAAGCAAATCATCATATTCAAGGATTGATGAAACGAAATCATGAACTGGAGGAACAAGTGAAGGAGCTGTCCGCGGCATTGAGGAAGCAGAACGAAGCGCACGCGGAAAATTTAAAGATCCTTCCTCTTCGAATGAACCagacaatgaaacaaaaggatgaCGAAATAGCGGAACTAagacaaaaacttcaaaaatccGAAGCTGCAGTGGAGAAGCTTTCACGAGAGGCGAGAGAAAGAGAGGCTATTTTCCAGCACATGAAGAATCGATCCAGAGTACTTGACGAGATCGTTAAACATCGTGATACctttgagagcattttgacCTGTTTGAGTATTCTTGAAGGTTCCGAATATTATACCTTTCCAGCGGAAGACGGAGAGAGAACAGAGAATGGTTTTCAAAGAGAGACGGACTTACTGGACAGTTATGCTGAAGATATTAATGGCAATACAGGCTTGTCAATGAACAGAGACAAAAGTGTTGGAACAAGTTCCTCATCTGTCGATTTGGAAACGAATGAAAAATGTAGACAAGAGATGTTGGGACAAGAAAATCCATTTAGTGAAGTTTATACTCTCTCTGACGAGAAACCAGCACCCCGTTTTGTATAATGAAAGTAACTAATAATGGAATGATTTAGCAGGTCCTTGTGCAGGATGCACAACTATAAAAACGTATTGTGAAGTGGATGAGTAGCTATTGAGGAATAATTTAGTAGAACAAtaatttcttcctttcttttattGAACAAAACATCAATAAGTCTGCAAACAGAACTTACATTTGCTCGTGGGAGGGGGGGTGTTAGGGTAAATCAAAATCCTTATTTGATAACGATAA
This window of the Acropora muricata isolate sample 2 chromosome 14, ASM3666990v1, whole genome shotgun sequence genome carries:
- the LOC136897874 gene encoding vimentin-type intermediate filament-associated coiled-coil protein-like is translated as MDLSPVAIKEANHHIQGLMKRNHELEEQVKELSAALRKQNEAHAENLKILPLRMNQTMKQKDDEIAELRQKLQKSEAAVEKLSREAREREAIFQHMKNRSRVLDEIVKHRDTFESILTCLSILEGSEYYTFPAEDGERTENGFQRETDLLDSYAEDINGNTGLSMNRDKSVGTSSSSVDLETNEKCRQEMLGQENPFSEVYTLSDEKPAPRFV